The following proteins are encoded in a genomic region of Bradyrhizobium sp. SK17:
- a CDS encoding alpha/beta fold hydrolase — translation MDNTMPILLVPGLICSPRIFAPVIPALWRCGPVTVANHVRDDNMGAIARRILAEAPPRFALAGHSMGGYIAFEIMRQAPERVAKLALMSTQARPDTPEATARRRGMIERAKTGQYRDVVDELFPGFVHPSRQGDAGLRQIVDDMSEDIGAEAFIRQQNAVLSRPDSRPSMAWIKCPTLVLTTDTDNTVPNSLSDEMANGIPGAKLVVLANCGHLPQLEQPQACADALVQWLRN, via the coding sequence ATGGACAACACGATGCCGATCCTGCTCGTCCCGGGCCTCATCTGCTCGCCGCGGATCTTTGCCCCGGTCATCCCGGCGCTGTGGCGGTGCGGCCCGGTCACGGTCGCCAACCATGTCAGGGACGACAATATGGGGGCGATCGCCCGCCGGATCCTGGCCGAGGCGCCGCCGCGCTTTGCCCTCGCCGGGCACTCGATGGGCGGCTACATCGCCTTCGAGATCATGCGGCAGGCGCCCGAGCGGGTGGCCAAGCTGGCGCTGATGAGCACCCAGGCGCGCCCCGATACGCCCGAGGCGACCGCGCGCCGTCGCGGCATGATCGAGCGTGCCAAGACCGGGCAATATCGCGACGTGGTCGACGAGCTGTTTCCGGGCTTCGTGCATCCGTCGCGGCAGGGCGATGCGGGCCTGCGGCAGATCGTTGATGACATGAGCGAGGACATCGGCGCCGAGGCCTTCATCCGCCAGCAAAACGCGGTGCTCAGCCGGCCGGATTCGCGGCCGAGCATGGCCTGGATCAAGTGCCCGACCCTGGTGCTGACCACGGACACCGACAACACCGTGCCGAATTCGCTGTCCGACGAGATGGCCAACGGCATTCCTGGGGCAAAGCTCGTGGTGCTCGCCAATTGCGGTCACCTGCCGCAGCTGGAGCAGCCGCAGGCCTGCGCCGATGCGCTGGTTCAGTGGTTGCGGAACTAG
- a CDS encoding PaaI family thioesterase, which produces MTDSATPKPTYGVSSLELMASMPGLDFVRGIFARTLPEPPIMETVEPFDCTAETGHVVIHSVPGLRHYNPIGSVHGGYIAILLDSAMALAVQTTLPKGSGYTTLEFKISFVRGMSKDTGKIRTEGRVLNAGRRAATAEGRITDEKGKLIAHATTTCMVFELPKTA; this is translated from the coding sequence ATGACCGACAGCGCCACCCCGAAGCCCACCTACGGCGTCTCTTCGCTGGAGCTGATGGCATCGATGCCGGGGCTCGACTTCGTGCGCGGCATCTTCGCCCGCACCCTGCCCGAGCCGCCGATCATGGAGACGGTCGAGCCGTTCGACTGCACGGCCGAGACGGGCCATGTCGTGATCCATAGCGTGCCGGGCCTGCGGCACTACAACCCGATCGGCTCGGTGCATGGCGGCTACATCGCGATCCTGCTGGATTCCGCGATGGCGCTTGCGGTGCAGACCACCCTGCCGAAGGGCTCCGGCTACACCACGCTGGAATTCAAGATCTCCTTCGTCCGCGGCATGAGCAAGGATACCGGCAAGATCCGCACCGAAGGCCGGGTGCTCAACGCCGGGCGTCGCGCCGCGACCGCCGAAGGCCGCATCACCGACGAAAAGGGCAAGCTGATCGCGCACGCGACCACGACCTGCATGGTGTTCGAACTGCCGAAGACGGCGTGA
- the carA gene encoding glutamine-hydrolyzing carbamoyl-phosphate synthase small subunit, whose amino-acid sequence MTTSENAPAWPDHRPTALLVLADGTVLEGFGLGAEGHAVGEVCFNTAMTGYEEILTDPSYAGQLITFTFPHIGNVGTNEEDIETVNMAATPGARGVILRSAITDPSNYRATRHLDQWLKARGIIGLSGIDTRALTALIRSKGMPNAVIAHSKTGEFDLHGLKEEAREWPGLEGMDLVPMVTSGQRFTWDETPWVWGKGFGQQTAPEFNVVAIDYGIKRNILRLLAGVGAKVTVVPATTAAEDILAMKPDGVFLSNGPGDPAATGKYAVPVIQKVIESGTPTFGICLGHQMLGLAVGARTMKMHQGHHGANHPVKDETTGKVEITSMNHGFAVDQATLPKGATQTHISLFDGSNCGIALEGKPVFSVQYHPEASPGPRDSHYLFQRFADLMRKKKQAA is encoded by the coding sequence ATGACAACATCCGAAAACGCTCCCGCCTGGCCGGACCATAGACCGACCGCGCTCCTTGTGCTCGCCGATGGCACCGTGCTGGAAGGCTTCGGTCTCGGCGCGGAAGGCCATGCCGTCGGCGAGGTCTGCTTCAACACGGCGATGACCGGATATGAGGAAATCCTCACCGATCCGTCCTATGCCGGTCAGCTCATCACCTTCACCTTCCCGCATATCGGCAATGTCGGTACCAACGAGGAAGACATCGAGACGGTGAACATGGCCGCAACGCCCGGCGCGCGTGGCGTGATCCTGCGCTCGGCGATCACCGATCCGTCGAATTACCGCGCCACCCGCCACCTCGACCAGTGGCTGAAGGCGCGCGGCATCATCGGCCTGTCCGGCATCGACACCCGGGCGCTGACCGCACTGATCCGATCCAAGGGCATGCCGAATGCGGTGATCGCGCATTCGAAGACCGGCGAATTCGACCTGCACGGACTGAAGGAAGAGGCCCGCGAATGGCCGGGCCTCGAGGGCATGGACCTGGTGCCGATGGTCACCTCCGGCCAGCGCTTCACCTGGGATGAAACGCCCTGGGTGTGGGGCAAGGGGTTCGGCCAGCAGACCGCACCGGAATTCAACGTGGTCGCGATCGACTACGGCATCAAGCGCAACATCCTGCGGCTGCTCGCCGGGGTCGGCGCCAAGGTGACCGTGGTGCCGGCGACGACAGCGGCCGAGGACATCCTGGCGATGAAGCCGGACGGCGTGTTCCTGTCGAACGGCCCCGGCGATCCGGCGGCGACCGGCAAATATGCCGTGCCCGTGATCCAGAAGGTCATCGAGTCCGGCACGCCGACCTTCGGCATCTGCCTCGGCCACCAGATGCTCGGCCTCGCCGTCGGCGCCCGGACCATGAAGATGCATCAGGGCCACCACGGCGCCAACCATCCGGTCAAGGACGAGACCACCGGCAAGGTCGAGATCACCTCCATGAACCACGGCTTCGCGGTGGATCAGGCAACGCTGCCGAAGGGCGCCACCCAGACCCATATCTCGCTGTTCGACGGCTCCAATTGCGGCATCGCGCTCGAGGGCAAGCCGGTGTTCTCGGTGCAGTATCACCCCGAAGCCTCGCCCGGCCCGCGCGACTCGCACTACCTGTTCCAGCGCTTCGCCGACCTGATGCGGAAGAAGAAGCAGGCGGCCTAA